The DNA window TGATCACAGGTTTTTTGGTTGCCGCCGCCTTTGCCTATGCAAGCCTGGAAGGCGTCCGCGACCAGAGAGCAGTGGTGGCACCGATTTATGCGGCCGACCTGATCGGCGGCTGCCTGGGCTCGCTGGCAGGCAGCCTCCTGCTGATCCCGATCGCCGGCCTGGTCGCGACCGCAGCTGCCATGGCCCCACTGGCTCTGCTGTGCGCGCTACTGTTGGGATGGGGACGATCTCAATGAGGCGTGACGCGTATTTCGTCCATCATCCGTCACTTGAAAAGGAAGTATGATCGCGGTCCACCTGGAAAATGGCCGGGTATCCATCCGGCACAGGCCGCGCCCGCACCGGCCGGACGGGTTCGCATTGGTCCGTCTGGTATGCGCCGGCATCTGCAACACCGATCTGGAACTCCAGCGGGGCTACTACGGCTTCCGCGGCACGCCCGGTCACGAATTTGTCGGCGAGGTTGTCGCTGCCGATGAATCCCGCCTGCTGGGCCGGCGCGTGGTGGGAGAGATCAATCTCGCCTGCGGCAAATGTGCGTGGTGCCTCCGCGGACTCGGCCGGCATTGCCCCGGGCACAGGGTGCTTGGGATCGTGCGGCAGCCCGGCGCGTTCGCCGAGTACTTCGTCCTGCCGGAGTGCAACCTCCATATTGTGCCGCAATCGATGCCTGCGGAGCGCGCCGTCTTCACGGAACCGCTGGCGGCCGCCTGTGAGATTCTGGATCAGGTGCGCATACCGCAGGGTGCTCCCACAGCAGTCCTCGGGGACGGCAAGCTCGGGCTCCTGGTGGCGCAGGTACTCCATCGGCATGGAGCCGAGGTGCATTTGTACGGGCATCACAGGGAGAGATTGCGCATCGCCGGCGTCTCAAGCATCCGGACGGGGTATTCACCAAAACGGCCGCGCGCGATCTACGACTGGGTGGTCGAGGCCACCGGTTCCACTGCGGGCCTGCACCAGGCAATACAGCTGGCCCGCCCCCGCGCCACGGTCGTGATGAAGTCGACCGTCCATGGTCTTGTGCCCATCGACTCCGCCCGCCTGATCGTGAACGAGATCACTCTGGTCGGCTCGCGCTGCGGCCGGTTCGAGCCGGCGCTGCGTCTGCTGCGTGATGGCAAAGTCCGTGTGTCCGAGATGATCTCCGCCCGGGTCCCCCTGGCCGAAGCTCAGCGCGGGTTCGCCCTCGCCGCCGCAAAGGGCTCTCTCAAAATACTGCTGATTGCCGATGGAACGGCAGATGATCGCAGCGCGGCGTAGGCGCTGCCAAAAGCTGCCACGAAAAGCCCGGTGCGGAATATCCGCAACCCAAAGCCTCAACGCAGAGGGAGCAGAGGCCTTTCGCTTCTGCCTGATTTTTCTCCGCGACCTCCGCGACCTCTGCGTGGATCTTTTGCTTTTCTTGCCTGAATGGCAGGGATTTGCAGGTAAGTATTGCGAAATTGCTGTTCGTGAATCGTGCCTATCCTTTCAGCCTTGCCATCACAGCGATCGCCACCAGCGCGCCGAGGAACAGCAGGAGAAGAAACACCGCCTTCGGGTTGCCGAAATTGATCGTGTAGCCAAAGCCGAAACGGCGCTCGACAAAGATCGAGGGATCGTTCCGGTTGACATAAAACGAGCCGAGCACCCAATGCCGGTTGTCCGCGAGCCCGTCCGTGAGCGGCGCGTTGCCGGCGCCGCGCTCCAGACGGGCTCCGCCCTGGCCATAGCGCAAGGCAAGATAAAGCGTGCCGCCGAGTGCGAAGGCCACCAGGCCGATGGCAAGCGCCATCCCGACGGGGGATAGCCTGGCAGCAAGGCCCAATCCGACGCGAATTGAACTGACCGACATCAGCGTCAGCATAGCGGTTACGACGACAGACATGCAGCCCAGAAACCATGTAATCGCCTGGCGGAAGCGGGTTTGAGCTTCGATGGAGATCTGTGTCTGGGGAAAGCGGACCGCGCGCTTGGCCCTGGCGGTCAGAATTACGATCCCGCCCATGCCGATCCCCAGAACCAGAGTCAAGAGCGGTAGCAGCATCACCGTCCAGAGTGTTTTCGGCCGCCATGCGTCGGGTGCGCCGCTCGGCCCGAAGTGCGTCGGGATACGCACCGGCAGATCGGCGTAGTGCATCGCGGCATAGCTCATGGCGACGATGCCGCCCATGATGCCGATCACCAGAACGAGGATCGCCGGCCATAACGACCCTTGCCGCACATCCAACACCGCCACCGCGGGCGGCGGTGATCCCGGTGCAGCCAGCGCGCGCGCACGGAAATATGTCCGCAGGAATAGCAGGAGGTAACCGCCGGTGAGCAACAACGGCGCTACGGACGCCACCAACGGCTTATGAAATCGCAGGAAAAGGGCCACCGCGATGCCGAGGCTCGCGACGGACCAGAGGGCGATGCCGATCTGCCAGCCTCTCATGATCCGCCTCGCCTCT is part of the Terriglobia bacterium genome and encodes:
- a CDS encoding alcohol dehydrogenase catalytic domain-containing protein produces the protein MIAVHLENGRVSIRHRPRPHRPDGFALVRLVCAGICNTDLELQRGYYGFRGTPGHEFVGEVVAADESRLLGRRVVGEINLACGKCAWCLRGLGRHCPGHRVLGIVRQPGAFAEYFVLPECNLHIVPQSMPAERAVFTEPLAAACEILDQVRIPQGAPTAVLGDGKLGLLVAQVLHRHGAEVHLYGHHRERLRIAGVSSIRTGYSPKRPRAIYDWVVEATGSTAGLHQAIQLARPRATVVMKSTVHGLVPIDSARLIVNEITLVGSRCGRFEPALRLLRDGKVRVSEMISARVPLAEAQRGFALAAAKGSLKILLIADGTADDRSAA
- a CDS encoding DUF5808 domain-containing protein, which produces MATSVFIFMLLVETAVIGGLFLLYPRISRRGLLFGVYVGEECWDGTEARRIMRGWQIGIALWSVASLGIAVALFLRFHKPLVASVAPLLLTGGYLLLFLRTYFRARALAAPGSPPPAVAVLDVRQGSLWPAILVLVIGIMGGIVAMSYAAMHYADLPVRIPTHFGPSGAPDAWRPKTLWTVMLLPLLTLVLGIGMGGIVILTARAKRAVRFPQTQISIEAQTRFRQAITWFLGCMSVVVTAMLTLMSVSSIRVGLGLAARLSPVGMALAIGLVAFALGGTLYLALRYGQGGARLERGAGNAPLTDGLADNRHWVLGSFYVNRNDPSIFVERRFGFGYTINFGNPKAVFLLLLFLGALVAIAVMARLKG